The following are encoded in a window of Corynebacterium marinum DSM 44953 genomic DNA:
- a CDS encoding S-(hydroxymethyl)mycothiol dehydrogenase: MSTTVTGIIARTKGAPVEQTEIVIPDPGPNDVVVKVQSTGVCHTDLAYRDGDINDEYPFLLGHESAGVVEQIGEAVTHVEVGDFVVLNWRAVCGECRACKKGDTKNCFNTHNASKKMTLTDGTELTAALGIGSFAEKTLVHEGQCTKVNPDADPAAVGLLGCGIMAGLGAAVNTGDIQLGESVAVFGLGGVGMAAVAGAKLAGAATIIAVDLDERKTEQAREFGATHTIVSKGMDEDAVIEAVRELTGGFGTDVAIDAVGIMPTWRQAFYSRDHAGRMVMVGVPNLTSRIDIPAIDFYGRGGSLKPAWYGDCLPERDFPAYTQLFANGQFPLDKFVSERIALGEVEEAFATMKRGDVLRSVVVL; encoded by the coding sequence GTGCAGTCCACCGGCGTCTGCCACACGGACCTGGCCTACCGCGACGGCGACATCAACGACGAATACCCCTTCCTGCTGGGCCACGAGTCGGCCGGCGTCGTCGAGCAGATCGGCGAAGCCGTCACCCACGTCGAGGTCGGCGACTTCGTCGTCCTCAACTGGCGCGCCGTGTGCGGCGAGTGCCGCGCCTGCAAGAAGGGTGACACGAAGAACTGCTTCAACACCCACAACGCATCGAAGAAGATGACGCTCACCGACGGCACCGAACTCACCGCTGCCCTGGGGATCGGGTCCTTCGCCGAGAAGACCCTCGTCCACGAGGGCCAGTGCACGAAGGTCAACCCGGATGCCGACCCGGCCGCCGTCGGCCTGCTGGGTTGCGGCATCATGGCCGGCCTCGGCGCCGCCGTGAACACCGGCGACATCCAGCTCGGCGAGTCCGTGGCCGTCTTCGGTCTCGGCGGCGTGGGCATGGCTGCCGTGGCCGGCGCCAAGCTGGCCGGGGCGGCGACAATCATCGCCGTCGACCTGGACGAGCGCAAGACCGAGCAGGCCCGGGAGTTCGGCGCGACGCACACCATCGTCTCCAAGGGCATGGACGAGGACGCGGTCATCGAGGCCGTCCGCGAGCTGACGGGTGGCTTCGGCACCGACGTGGCCATCGACGCCGTGGGCATCATGCCCACCTGGCGCCAGGCCTTCTACTCCCGCGACCACGCCGGACGCATGGTCATGGTGGGCGTGCCCAACCTGACCTCGCGCATCGACATCCCCGCCATCGACTTCTACGGGCGCGGCGGCTCCCTGAAGCCGGCCTGGTACGGCGACTGCCTGCCGGAACGCGACTTCCCGGCCTACACCCAGCTCTTCGCCAACGGCCAGTTCCCGTTGGACAAGTTCGTCTCCGAGCGCATCGCCCTGGGTGAGGTCGAAGAGGCCTTCGCCACGATGAAACGCGGCGACGTCCTGCGATCGGTGGTGGTCCTGTAA
- a CDS encoding MBL fold metallo-hydrolase: MSGLRIDHVETSGKFILDGGEWDVDNNIWIVGDDSEVFIIDAAHDAAPIIEKVAGRKVRGIICTHAHNDHITVAPELSEKLDAPIYVHPGDQMLWDETHAGVAHENLSDQQVFHIAGTDMRVLNTPGHSPGSCCLYLPEPGELFSGDTLFQGGPGATGRKYSSFDTIIESLKTSVLDLPAETIVRTGHGDHTTVGAEAPHLEEWIRRGH, translated from the coding sequence ATGAGCGGGCTGCGCATCGACCACGTCGAGACATCGGGGAAGTTCATCCTCGACGGCGGCGAGTGGGACGTGGACAACAACATCTGGATCGTCGGCGACGACTCCGAGGTGTTCATCATCGACGCCGCCCACGACGCCGCACCCATCATCGAGAAGGTGGCCGGACGCAAGGTCAGGGGCATCATCTGCACCCACGCCCACAACGACCACATCACGGTCGCCCCGGAGCTCTCCGAGAAACTCGACGCCCCGATCTACGTCCACCCCGGCGACCAGATGCTGTGGGACGAGACCCACGCCGGCGTGGCGCACGAGAACCTCTCCGACCAGCAGGTCTTCCACATCGCCGGCACGGACATGCGGGTGCTCAACACCCCCGGGCACTCGCCGGGCTCCTGCTGCCTCTACCTGCCCGAACCGGGGGAGCTCTTCTCCGGCGACACCCTCTTCCAGGGTGGTCCGGGGGCGACGGGGCGCAAGTACTCCTCCTTCGACACGATCATCGAGTCGTTGAAGACCTCCGTCCTGGACCTGCCGGCTGAGACGATCGTGCGCACCGGCCACGGCGACCACACCACCGTCGGAGCCGAGGCCCCGCACCTGGAGGAATGGATCCGGCGCGGCCATTAG